The sequence CCTTGAATCTTGTACTCACCCACTCGACTTGAGCGAATATGGCGTTCATTGTAACTAAACCCATAAATATTAACCCTCACACCAGTAGCTGTTTTATGCGACATTACGTCTACTTGCTCTGAAAAGACGTGCACATTGCTTGGTAATACGAGTTTTTCTTTATGCTTTTCTATGAAATCATGATTTCCATGAATCATAAAAACAGGAATATTTGCTACTTCTAATCGTTTCATTTCTTTTGCAAAACGCGCTTGAGCACGAACACTTTGATCTTCGCTATCATAAATATCTCCAGCAATTAAAACGAAATCTACTGCTTCTTTTATCGCAACAGTCGTAATCCGTTCTAATGATTGAAATGTACTTTCTTGTATGGCAGAAAAAAGCGGCTGTGGCAGTCCCGAAAGTCCAATGAAAGGACTATCTAAATGTAAATCAGCCATATGTAAAAATTGGATTTCTTTCATGACTTTCGCCTCCTGTAAAAAACCGAATATACGTTCTTATTATACATTACTATTGTTATAGGTACAAGCATTTCCAATAAAAAAGGTCCTATTATCTGCTAAATAAATAACAAATAATAGAACCACTTGAATTAATGAAAAATTAATCGTTAGCTACATTATAAAGATCTTGTAATGGCGTCATGATAATGCGATTTAGATCATTGATAATTGTGCTCATTGCTTGTTCTTTTTCCATTAGTTTAACGATTAGTTCGTTTTCTTGAACTTCTTGTGCTACTTGTTGAGCTACATCTACTGTTTCGTCGTCAATTTCTTGACCAGTCATTTGTTTTTCTTGAATAGTTACTTGAACATCACGGAAGCGTTCGAATTTTGCTTTTGCATCTGCATTTTCGTTTACTTCACGGTATGCATCTTGTAAGCTGATGAATTCAGGTGTTTCACGAATTCCTTTGTCTAAATCATGTGCTAAATCATAAATATTAATTGCCATTGATAAATCCTCCAAATATCTGTATTTGTCACTTCTGTTTCACTATAACAAAAACTCACCGGTTATTCCAGTATAAAAGAACTAAATCCACATTGCGAGAACGCCTTGGATAATTCCAATAAATCCACCTAAAATCCCACCTAAATAAGTAATCATTTTTAACTCTCTTCCAGAAATCTCTACAACAAGTTTTTCGATTTCAGGTAAAGAAAAAGTGGCAATTTGTGTTTCAACAAGCTTTGCTAAGTCCATTCGCTCGACTATTTCCGCACTATGTGTCGCCACAAAATCAAGCATTCTTTCTACTGCAAAAGGAATTACTTTTTCTATAATAGTTGTCTCATAATTACGTAATATCACTTGAATAGGCTGATTAAATAATTTCTCATGAGGGAAAGCTTGGATAAGTTCAGAAGTAAGCTGCCCCGCTAATTGAGCTTGCTTTTCAGTAGGAATAAGTTCCTCTAACTCTTTTGCTTCGAAGTTTTTCCATTCTGTCGTTAAAAGTTGGTTGATTAAATTTTTAGTATCTTCTTGATTAATAAGTTTCAAGCCTTCTTGTTGAATTTTTTCAGAGAAACTTTCTACATTAATGAACATTCTAGCCACGCTTCCCATTTTCCCGTGTTCTTCAAAGAAATTTTGCAAC comes from Listeria monocytogenes and encodes:
- a CDS encoding YlbF/YmcA family competence regulator; the encoded protein is MAINIYDLAHDLDKGIRETPEFISLQDAYREVNENADAKAKFERFRDVQVTIQEKQMTGQEIDDETVDVAQQVAQEVQENELIVKLMEKEQAMSTIINDLNRIIMTPLQDLYNVAND
- a CDS encoding DUF445 domain-containing protein, producing the protein MSVLFTILLMAVIGGFIGAMTNYIAIRMLFRPYKAIYLFNKRLPFTPGLIPKRRDELAKHIGKVVVSHLLTEDAIRARLLDENLQKEITDTITKMFHEKMQLETTTNELLHHFGYENAEIRSMAWIEKTMEKEINHFLSTKKTTKMSDLIPAMLESELTTKLPHVTERITSKMALFVASEEGKIQIKQMLQNFFEEHGKMGSVARMFINVESFSEKIQQEGLKLINQEDTKNLINQLLTTEWKNFEAKELEELIPTEKQAQLAGQLTSELIQAFPHEKLFNQPIQVILRNYETTIIEKVIPFAVERMLDFVATHSAEIVERMDLAKLVETQIATFSLPEIEKLVVEISGRELKMITYLGGILGGFIGIIQGVLAMWI